Proteins co-encoded in one Sulfurimonas sp. HSL1-2 genomic window:
- a CDS encoding NADH-quinone oxidoreductase subunit D, whose amino-acid sequence MGDTPVLQCDAASLYGVAEALKREFGFTFLLDITAVDNLYRPRAGGARFDLVYLFRHRDFVRTLALKVPALHEAVRSIVALYSSADWAEREVFDQYGVRFEGHPNLKRILNHLEFVGHPLRKDYEITKGQYCTQTQDMMDEMAPLLASKGLEAERDGLMILNLGPSHPASHGTIRTLAALDGEKIIAGASEIGYLHRGFEKSCENHTYNQIIPYTDRLNYCSAIMNNIAFARTVEGMLGVTLPDRGVFIRVIIAELSRVIDHLVCLAAGLLDMGAQTNYWYLFNPRNDAYDFLSRLTGARLTNSYMRVGGMTHDLHDGWKAELEAVLQKIDKGISETLIMTERNRIFQDRLQDISPVSAEQAVDFGFTGPNLRASGVAYDLRAAKPYDFYESFDFDVVVGSVGDTFDRLMVRFEEMLQSMRIIRQAVKRMPGGPVSIPDHRIVLPPKPAVYGTIEGVMNQFKLIYEGVKVPAGEYYGAYEAANGELGFYIVSDGSGTPYKVKVRPPSFVHMAAYPKMIEGYQVADAILTLGSLNIIAGEMDR is encoded by the coding sequence ATGGGGGACACCCCGGTGCTGCAGTGCGATGCCGCATCGCTCTACGGGGTTGCCGAGGCGCTGAAGCGGGAGTTCGGGTTTACGTTTCTGCTCGACATCACCGCCGTGGACAACCTCTACCGTCCCCGTGCCGGCGGGGCGCGCTTCGACCTGGTCTACCTCTTCCGCCACCGCGATTTCGTCCGGACCCTGGCGCTGAAAGTCCCGGCGCTGCACGAAGCGGTCCGCAGCATCGTTGCGCTCTACTCCAGCGCCGACTGGGCCGAGCGGGAGGTGTTTGATCAGTACGGGGTCCGTTTCGAGGGGCATCCCAACCTCAAGCGTATCTTGAACCACCTCGAGTTTGTCGGCCACCCGCTGCGCAAAGATTACGAGATCACCAAGGGGCAGTACTGTACCCAGACCCAGGACATGATGGATGAGATGGCCCCGCTGCTCGCTTCAAAGGGGCTGGAGGCGGAGCGCGACGGACTGATGATCCTCAACCTGGGCCCCTCGCACCCGGCCAGCCACGGCACCATCCGGACCCTCGCCGCCCTCGACGGCGAAAAGATCATCGCCGGCGCCAGCGAGATCGGCTACCTGCACCGCGGCTTCGAGAAGAGCTGCGAAAACCACACCTACAACCAGATCATCCCCTATACCGACCGTCTCAACTACTGTTCGGCGATCATGAACAACATCGCCTTCGCCCGCACGGTAGAGGGGATGCTGGGGGTGACGCTGCCTGATCGGGGGGTCTTTATCCGTGTAATCATCGCCGAGCTCTCCCGGGTCATCGACCACCTCGTCTGCCTGGCGGCGGGGCTGCTCGACATGGGAGCGCAGACGAATTACTGGTACCTCTTCAACCCGCGCAATGACGCCTATGATTTCCTCAGCCGCCTGACCGGGGCGCGCCTTACCAACAGCTACATGCGTGTCGGCGGGATGACGCACGATCTGCATGACGGCTGGAAAGCGGAGCTCGAAGCGGTACTGCAGAAGATCGACAAGGGGATTTCGGAGACGCTGATCATGACGGAGCGCAACCGCATCTTCCAGGACCGGCTGCAGGATATCTCCCCGGTCAGCGCGGAGCAGGCGGTCGATTTCGGCTTTACGGGCCCCAATCTGCGCGCCAGCGGCGTCGCCTACGACCTACGGGCCGCGAAACCCTACGACTTCTACGAGAGCTTCGATTTCGATGTCGTCGTCGGCTCCGTCGGTGATACTTTCGACCGGCTTATGGTACGGTTCGAAGAGATGCTCCAGAGCATGCGCATTATCCGCCAGGCGGTCAAAAGGATGCCGGGCGGACCGGTCAGCATCCCCGACCACCGCATCGTCTTGCCGCCGAAACCGGCGGTCTACGGTACGATCGAAGGGGTAATGAACCAGTTCAAGCTGATCTACGAAGGGGTCAAGGTCCCCGCGGGGGAGTATTACGGCGCCTATGAGGCGGCCAATGGGGAGCTGGGCTTCTACATCGTCAGCGACGGCAGCGGGACGCCCTACAAGGTGAAGGTGCGACCGCCCAGTTTCGTGCATATGGCCGCCTACCCGAAGATGATCGAAGGGTACCAGGTCGCCGACGCCATTTTGACCCTGGGCAGCCTCAATATCATCGCCGGAGAGATGGACCGATGA
- a CDS encoding ammonium transporter translates to MEDFGYIVDTLFALFAMTLIVFMVPGFAMLEAGLVRTKNVTSVLTVNTMIYAVASMMFLLVGYELAFGSWENSGMSIYAAFLFQMAFVGKTVNIMSGGVSERVRILPIALFTVLMGGLIYPLVVNVSWGADLLAGTMLDLQMYDLAGSTVIHSTGGWALLAAIMIMGPRKGRYKDGKIHVIPASNIPLVVLGALLLWIGWFGFNGGSVGSIASKENADTVALTIMNTNTAGLAGALIAGIFMYLRYRKFDITMILNGALGGLVAITAGPDLYDTHTPIFIGAIGGALVVFAVPLFDKLKLDDPVGALSVHLVNGIWGTLAVGIFAAEPEAGITLLGQLKGIAVVAVFVFTVSYAAIYIINKFLPFRAGDDEQVEGLDVTECGLEAYPEFKRAF, encoded by the coding sequence ATGGAAGATTTCGGTTATATTGTCGACACGCTCTTCGCCCTCTTTGCGATGACGTTGATCGTCTTTATGGTACCCGGTTTCGCGATGCTCGAAGCGGGGCTGGTCCGTACGAAAAACGTTACGTCCGTCCTGACCGTTAATACGATGATCTATGCCGTGGCGTCGATGATGTTCCTGCTGGTGGGGTATGAACTGGCTTTCGGCAGCTGGGAAAACAGCGGGATGAGCATCTATGCCGCTTTCTTGTTCCAGATGGCCTTCGTCGGGAAGACGGTCAATATCATGAGCGGCGGGGTGAGCGAACGGGTGCGCATCCTGCCGATCGCGCTCTTTACCGTTCTGATGGGCGGTCTGATCTACCCGCTTGTCGTCAACGTTTCCTGGGGTGCCGACCTGCTGGCAGGAACCATGCTGGATCTGCAGATGTACGACCTGGCGGGGTCGACCGTCATTCACTCGACGGGCGGCTGGGCGCTGCTGGCGGCCATTATGATCATGGGACCGCGTAAAGGGCGTTACAAGGATGGCAAGATCCACGTCATCCCGGCGTCAAATATTCCTCTGGTCGTCCTGGGGGCGCTGCTGCTGTGGATTGGCTGGTTCGGTTTCAACGGCGGTTCCGTCGGTTCCATTGCCAGCAAAGAGAATGCGGATACGGTGGCCTTGACGATCATGAATACCAACACCGCCGGTCTGGCGGGGGCGTTGATCGCGGGGATCTTTATGTACCTGCGCTACCGCAAGTTCGATATCACGATGATCCTCAACGGTGCGTTGGGCGGGCTTGTGGCCATCACGGCCGGCCCGGACCTGTATGATACCCATACCCCGATCTTCATCGGTGCCATCGGCGGTGCACTGGTCGTTTTCGCCGTTCCGCTGTTTGACAAGCTGAAACTGGACGATCCGGTCGGTGCCCTTTCGGTCCACCTGGTAAACGGTATCTGGGGAACCCTGGCGGTCGGTATCTTTGCCGCCGAGCCCGAAGCGGGGATTACCCTTCTTGGGCAGCTCAAAGGGATCGCTGTCGTCGCGGTGTTCGTCTTTACCGTTTCGTACGCGGCAATCTACATCATCAATAAATTCCTGCCGTTCCGTGCCGGAGACGATGAACAGGTCGAAGGGCTTGACGTCACCGAATGCGGTCTTGAGGCCTACCCGGAATTCAAAAGAGCATTCTGA
- a CDS encoding NADH-quinone oxidoreductase subunit A translates to MATGLVTALVILLPLLFHLTRHLGAVSDSPRKNEPYEGGVRKTVEDPSDVFNVKFFLVGIIFLIFDVEVLFMFPWAVNLRDLGFFGVAEMFVFIGLLAGGLIYVYRAGILRWI, encoded by the coding sequence TTGGCAACAGGGTTGGTCACGGCGCTGGTGATCCTACTGCCGCTGCTGTTTCATCTGACGCGTCATCTCGGTGCCGTCAGCGACTCCCCGCGCAAAAACGAACCCTATGAAGGGGGCGTGCGCAAGACCGTCGAGGATCCTTCCGACGTCTTCAATGTCAAGTTTTTCCTGGTCGGTATCATTTTCCTGATCTTCGATGTCGAAGTGCTTTTCATGTTCCCCTGGGCGGTCAACCTCCGCGACCTCGGGTTTTTCGGCGTGGCGGAGATGTTCGTTTTCATCGGCCTGCTGGCCGGCGGCCTGATTTACGTTTACCGGGCGGGGATACTGCGATGGATCTGA
- the mqnE gene encoding aminofutalosine synthase MqnE, translated as MTKIANRRVGFEEALALYDEDLFALGERADALRRELHGEKTYFNINRHINPTNVCKDVCKFCAYSASRKNPNPYTMSHEEILGIVDDIVLRDIKEVHIVSAHNPETGLQWYLDIFRKIKEKYPQLHVKALTAAEVHFLAEEYGKSYDEILDLMVENGVDSMPGGGAEIFDEGVRDYICKGKVTSEQWLEIHRKWHERGKKSNVTMLFGHVEERKHRIDHMMRIRDLQDETGGFNCFIPLVYQSENNFLNVKEFITANEILKTMAISRIVLDNVPNLKAYWVTSTVNLALVAQEFGANDLDGTIEKESINSAAGAKSANGVNLEEFVHLIKESGFTPVERDSLYNEIKPWA; from the coding sequence ATGACGAAAATCGCAAACCGCCGGGTCGGCTTTGAAGAGGCGCTGGCGCTGTACGACGAAGATCTTTTCGCCCTGGGTGAACGCGCGGATGCGCTGCGGCGCGAGCTGCACGGCGAGAAGACCTACTTCAATATCAACCGTCATATCAATCCGACCAACGTCTGCAAGGACGTCTGCAAATTCTGCGCCTACAGCGCCAGCCGCAAAAACCCCAACCCCTACACGATGAGCCATGAAGAGATCCTCGGGATCGTCGACGACATCGTTTTACGCGATATCAAAGAGGTGCATATCGTCTCCGCGCACAACCCCGAAACGGGACTGCAGTGGTACCTGGACATCTTCCGCAAGATCAAGGAGAAATACCCGCAGCTTCACGTCAAGGCATTGACGGCGGCGGAGGTGCACTTCCTCGCCGAGGAGTACGGCAAAAGCTACGACGAGATCCTCGACCTGATGGTCGAGAACGGTGTCGATTCGATGCCAGGCGGCGGTGCGGAGATCTTTGACGAGGGGGTCCGCGACTATATCTGCAAGGGGAAAGTGACCTCCGAACAGTGGCTGGAGATCCACCGCAAGTGGCACGAACGGGGCAAAAAGAGCAACGTGACGATGCTCTTCGGCCATGTCGAGGAGCGCAAACACCGCATCGACCACATGATGCGTATCCGCGATCTGCAGGACGAGACCGGCGGCTTCAACTGCTTCATCCCGCTCGTGTACCAGTCCGAGAACAACTTCCTGAACGTCAAAGAGTTCATCACGGCCAACGAGATCCTTAAGACGATGGCGATCAGCCGTATCGTCCTGGATAACGTCCCCAACCTCAAAGCCTACTGGGTGACGTCGACGGTAAACCTCGCTCTGGTGGCGCAGGAGTTCGGCGCGAACGACCTCGATGGTACGATCGAAAAAGAGTCCATCAACTCCGCCGCTGGGGCCAAAAGTGCCAACGGCGTCAACCTCGAGGAGTTCGTCCACCTGATCAAAGAGAGCGGCTTCACCCCCGTCGAGCGCGACAGCCTTTACAACGAGATCAAGCCCTGGGCATGA
- a CDS encoding P-II family nitrogen regulator translates to MKKVEAIIKPFRLEEVKDALAQIGITGMTVSEVKGYGRQKGHSELYRGAEYVVDFLPKIKVELVVDDEQLEQVLDTITEAARTGKIGDGKIFVSGIEKVIRIRTGETGSEAI, encoded by the coding sequence ATGAAAAAAGTAGAAGCGATCATCAAGCCGTTTCGTCTTGAAGAGGTAAAGGATGCGCTGGCGCAGATCGGGATCACCGGTATGACGGTCAGCGAAGTGAAAGGGTACGGGCGCCAGAAAGGGCACAGCGAGCTCTACCGCGGTGCGGAGTACGTCGTCGATTTCCTTCCGAAGATCAAAGTGGAACTGGTCGTTGACGACGAGCAGCTTGAGCAGGTGCTCGACACGATTACCGAAGCGGCCCGTACCGGCAAAATCGGTGACGGCAAGATCTTTGTCAGCGGCATTGAAAAGGTAATTCGCATCCGTACGGGTGAAACCGGTTCCGAAGCGATCTAG
- a CDS encoding HD domain-containing protein, which translates to MKTLVEDIETLIEKNASDFEISKRFKQAISVYLDSLPDLFEQTQGKDFLVRHTKALDQFITQMYKTVLRRMFGNYLPMRNAIPISLMALGSYGREQLSVYSDIDLMIVYVPLEGYNTEAIIEKFLYLAWDAGLKLGHRVHKVSELFDAADEDITIRTAMMEARFIVGSTYTWHATQRELGRIRRYEPRRFIEAKIAEAQTRRAKYPVSMQPNIKEGVGGMRDAQLLYWVAKTRFDVTSLKELDGSIFSEESYRAYRIALELIFRVRSALHLVSGKQNDQLNLEYLPKVRKLLGFSDDMKLATQVIEAMWRIHNFSSIFVTKMIRPMFYDSTRLPSLRGQRVHRGIFVSDDKVFASFRLKAQPIESLLSILINLEDRPYCFDDSFVSQFTYTSVPHPRSKTVKQLLRKLFEREHSYGFLRLFYDAGVLAELIPALKKALFLPQFDGYHHYPVGLHSIQCVKAFESIDDPDVKALYDTISLEDRTMLKIIVLLHDAGKGRKLDHSEVGVKLIRPVMQKMGFSAEMTDDATLLVRHHILMSIIAQRHNIHSEKTLYKFMSIIRTPRLLTLLYILTYADMSGVGPGTYNAFNAKLLNELYHSSLEVAQEKERITDAARRLKVEQRIQRLDAFKALPRLLQKKILAVESNIFFFLHGPEEVLQIAQRAREVKEYQYALDFSTGLSVEILRKIPLNLTYLLGRLGYLDVVSMEVFTLFDDVKYFKLDFLQTPTPDMYESIREVVEESFDMQRSVALEAPVIKPEEITIDCEHSKNLAELAVHTANQRGLLAFIIQCLDALDMQIVTAKIHTTKRRARDHFLIEKTPHMCNNADRLIPLLCKGNT; encoded by the coding sequence TTGAAAACACTTGTAGAAGATATTGAAACCCTTATCGAGAAGAATGCCAGCGACTTCGAGATCTCGAAACGGTTCAAGCAGGCGATCAGCGTCTACCTCGACTCGCTGCCCGATCTCTTCGAACAGACCCAGGGGAAAGACTTCCTCGTGCGCCACACCAAGGCCCTCGACCAGTTCATCACCCAGATGTACAAAACGGTGCTCCGGCGGATGTTCGGCAACTACCTGCCGATGCGCAACGCCATTCCCATCTCCCTGATGGCCCTGGGCAGCTACGGGCGCGAACAGCTCTCCGTCTACAGCGACATCGACCTGATGATCGTCTACGTCCCCCTGGAGGGGTACAATACCGAGGCGATCATCGAGAAGTTCCTCTACCTCGCCTGGGACGCCGGCCTGAAGCTCGGCCACCGGGTCCACAAGGTTTCCGAACTTTTCGATGCCGCCGACGAGGACATCACCATCCGCACGGCGATGATGGAAGCCCGCTTCATCGTCGGCTCGACCTACACCTGGCACGCCACCCAGCGTGAGCTCGGGCGCATCCGCCGCTATGAGCCGCGCCGCTTCATCGAGGCGAAGATCGCCGAAGCGCAGACACGCCGGGCGAAATACCCCGTCTCCATGCAGCCCAATATCAAAGAGGGCGTCGGCGGCATGCGCGATGCCCAGCTGCTTTACTGGGTCGCCAAAACCCGCTTCGACGTCACCAGCCTCAAAGAGCTAGACGGCTCGATCTTCAGCGAGGAGTCCTACCGCGCCTACCGGATCGCGCTGGAGCTGATTTTCCGCGTGCGCAGCGCCCTGCACCTCGTCTCCGGCAAGCAGAACGACCAGCTCAACCTCGAGTATCTGCCCAAGGTACGGAAACTGCTGGGCTTCTCCGACGATATGAAGCTTGCCACCCAGGTCATCGAAGCGATGTGGCGGATCCACAACTTCAGCAGCATCTTTGTCACCAAGATGATCAGACCCATGTTTTACGATTCCACACGTCTCCCTTCATTGCGGGGCCAGAGGGTGCATCGCGGTATCTTTGTCTCTGATGACAAAGTGTTTGCCTCCTTCCGTCTCAAAGCACAGCCGATCGAATCCCTGCTGAGCATCCTGATCAACCTGGAAGACCGCCCCTACTGTTTCGACGACAGCTTTGTCAGCCAGTTCACCTACACGTCGGTCCCGCATCCGCGGAGCAAAACCGTCAAGCAGCTGCTCCGCAAGCTTTTCGAACGCGAACACAGCTACGGTTTTCTCCGCCTCTTTTACGACGCCGGGGTGCTCGCCGAACTGATCCCCGCCCTGAAAAAGGCACTGTTTTTGCCGCAGTTCGACGGCTACCACCACTATCCCGTCGGCCTGCACTCCATCCAGTGCGTCAAGGCCTTCGAATCCATCGATGACCCCGATGTCAAGGCCCTTTACGACACGATCAGCCTTGAAGACAGGACCATGCTCAAAATCATCGTGCTTCTGCACGATGCGGGCAAGGGAAGGAAACTCGACCACAGCGAGGTCGGCGTCAAACTGATCCGTCCCGTGATGCAGAAGATGGGCTTCAGTGCCGAAATGACGGACGATGCCACCCTGCTGGTCCGCCATCACATCCTGATGAGCATCATCGCACAGCGCCACAACATCCACAGCGAAAAAACGCTCTATAAATTTATGTCCATCATCAGGACACCGCGGTTGCTGACCCTGCTCTACATTCTCACCTACGCCGACATGAGCGGTGTCGGGCCCGGGACCTACAACGCGTTCAATGCGAAACTGCTCAACGAGCTCTACCACTCTTCCCTGGAAGTCGCCCAGGAAAAAGAGCGGATTACCGATGCCGCACGGCGTCTCAAGGTCGAACAGCGCATCCAGCGGCTCGACGCTTTCAAAGCCCTCCCCCGCCTGCTGCAGAAAAAAATCCTCGCGGTCGAATCGAACATCTTCTTCTTCCTCCACGGCCCGGAAGAGGTCCTGCAGATCGCGCAGCGCGCCCGCGAGGTGAAAGAGTACCAGTACGCGCTGGATTTCAGTACGGGACTCAGCGTCGAGATCCTGCGCAAGATCCCGTTGAACCTCACCTATCTGCTGGGGCGCCTTGGGTACCTCGATGTCGTCTCGATGGAGGTGTTCACCCTCTTCGACGACGTCAAGTATTTCAAGCTCGACTTCCTCCAGACACCGACACCGGATATGTATGAGAGCATCCGTGAGGTCGTCGAAGAGTCTTTTGATATGCAGCGAAGCGTTGCCCTCGAGGCGCCGGTCATCAAACCCGAAGAGATCACCATCGACTGCGAACACTCCAAGAATCTCGCCGAACTTGCCGTCCACACGGCAAACCAGCGCGGGCTCCTGGCCTTTATCATCCAGTGCCTCGATGCCCTGGACATGCAGATCGTCACCGCCAAAATCCATACGACGAAACGCCGTGCACGCGACCATTTCTTAATCGAGAAAACACCGCATATGTGTAATAATGCCGATCGATTAATCCCCCTTCTCTGCAAAGGAAATACGTAA
- the nuoB gene encoding NADH-quinone oxidoreductase subunit NuoB gives MDLSENLLGDAVITTRVDAVINWGRQSSLWPFVFGTACCAIEFMATAASRYDISRFGAEVLRFSPRHADLLVVAGTVSYKQAPILKQIYDQMPEPRWVIAVGACACSGGFYDNYTTLQGIDEIVPVDVYLAGCPPRPEGILEAVMQIQQRLWREPTLSPRNADFKGKLDDA, from the coding sequence ATGGATCTGAGCGAAAACCTCCTCGGCGATGCCGTGATCACAACGAGGGTCGACGCCGTCATCAACTGGGGGCGGCAGTCGTCGCTGTGGCCCTTTGTCTTCGGGACGGCCTGCTGCGCCATCGAGTTTATGGCGACGGCGGCCAGCCGATACGATATCTCCCGCTTCGGCGCGGAGGTGCTGCGCTTCTCCCCCCGCCACGCGGACCTGCTGGTCGTCGCCGGTACCGTCAGCTACAAGCAGGCACCGATCCTCAAGCAGATCTACGACCAGATGCCCGAACCGCGTTGGGTGATCGCCGTCGGGGCCTGCGCCTGCAGCGGCGGTTTTTACGACAATTACACGACCCTGCAGGGGATCGACGAGATCGTCCCGGTGGATGTCTACCTGGCCGGATGCCCGCCGCGCCCGGAGGGGATTCTTGAGGCAGTGATGCAGATCCAGCAGCGGTTGTGGCGGGAGCCGACGCTCTCCCCGCGCAACGCCGACTTCAAAGGGAAGCTTGACGATGCCTGA
- a CDS encoding P-II family nitrogen regulator: MKKVEAIIKPFKLEDVKDALAEIGITGMTVSEVKGYGRQKGHSELYRGAEYVVDFLPKVKMEMVVEAASVDQVIDTIVEAARTGKIGDGKIFISDIEKIIRIRTGESGSEAV; the protein is encoded by the coding sequence ATGAAAAAAGTAGAAGCGATCATCAAGCCGTTCAAGCTTGAGGATGTGAAGGATGCCCTGGCTGAGATCGGTATTACCGGTATGACGGTCAGCGAAGTGAAAGGGTACGGGCGCCAGAAAGGGCACAGCGAGCTCTACCGCGGTGCGGAGTACGTCGTTGACTTCCTGCCGAAAGTCAAAATGGAGATGGTCGTCGAAGCGGCATCGGTCGACCAGGTCATCGATACGATCGTCGAAGCGGCCCGCACCGGCAAGATCGGTGACGGCAAGATCTTCATCAGTGATATCGAAAAGATTATCCGTATCCGTACCGGCGAATCCGGCTCCGAAGCCGTTTAA
- the glmS gene encoding glutamine--fructose-6-phosphate transaminase (isomerizing), whose product MCGIVGYLGKHDTKEILLDGLKELEYRGYDSAGIAVLQADEFSYFKAVGKLANLEAKTADFSTSGFAAGIGHTRWATHGKPTEINAHPHLGETSYVVHNGIIENYQELKNALVAGGVHFLSQTDTEVIVHLFESLMNSGMEPMQAFRETISRLKGAYAILLVTKQMPDTIFFAKHGSPMIVGVNESDEKFFGSSDAALIGKCSRVIYLEDGQLGFVSRTGIHLEDTTGTAVVPRFAPLPESKLSAQKEGFRFFMEKEIYEQSEVLSDTLIGRLADEAIVFDELNPSLLDGINEIKLCACGTSYHAALASSYLFERLGKIRTSVEIASELRYKEPLLCSDTLFVVISQSGETADTLETLKMAKTAGLKTLVICNVDNSSMVREADAAILTRAGIEKGVASTKAFATQMAVLWMFSLYVAQTKGAIGTETMREQIALLRETPAVVKVDDDLHERIRRLSKRYLHGHGFFFIGRDIFFPLALEGALKLKEISYLHAEGYPSGEMKHGPIALADPELFTIALMPKNLLYDKTKSNVEELSARDATICAISDEPFEKADDFIPIAVHAHYMPEFFEMMVVLQLLSMEIAIRLGNDVDMPRNLAKSVTVE is encoded by the coding sequence ATGTGCGGCATCGTCGGCTACCTCGGAAAACATGATACGAAAGAAATTCTGCTCGACGGTCTCAAAGAGCTCGAGTACCGCGGTTACGACTCCGCGGGGATCGCCGTCCTGCAGGCCGATGAATTCTCCTATTTCAAAGCGGTCGGAAAGCTGGCCAACCTTGAAGCCAAAACGGCCGACTTCAGCACCAGCGGGTTTGCCGCGGGAATAGGCCACACCCGCTGGGCGACCCACGGCAAACCGACGGAGATCAATGCCCACCCCCACCTGGGAGAGACTTCCTACGTCGTCCATAACGGCATCATCGAAAACTACCAGGAGCTCAAAAATGCCCTGGTCGCCGGCGGGGTACACTTCCTGAGCCAGACCGACACGGAAGTCATCGTCCACCTCTTCGAATCCCTGATGAACAGTGGCATGGAGCCGATGCAGGCGTTCCGTGAAACCATCAGCCGTCTCAAGGGGGCCTATGCGATCCTCCTCGTCACCAAGCAGATGCCCGATACGATCTTTTTCGCCAAGCACGGCTCGCCGATGATCGTCGGGGTGAACGAAAGCGATGAGAAATTCTTCGGCTCCTCTGACGCCGCACTGATCGGCAAATGCAGCCGGGTCATCTACCTCGAGGACGGCCAGCTCGGTTTTGTTTCGCGTACAGGCATTCACCTTGAAGATACGACCGGCACCGCTGTCGTACCGCGCTTCGCCCCCCTGCCGGAATCGAAACTCTCCGCCCAGAAAGAGGGGTTCCGATTCTTCATGGAAAAAGAGATCTACGAGCAGAGCGAAGTTCTCTCCGACACCCTGATCGGGCGGCTTGCGGACGAAGCGATCGTCTTCGACGAGCTTAATCCCTCCCTGCTCGACGGTATCAACGAAATCAAACTCTGCGCCTGCGGGACGAGCTACCATGCCGCCCTCGCGTCAAGCTACCTCTTCGAACGCCTGGGCAAAATCCGTACCTCCGTCGAGATCGCCAGCGAGCTGCGCTACAAAGAACCGCTGCTCTGCTCCGATACGCTCTTCGTTGTCATCAGCCAGAGCGGGGAGACTGCTGACACCCTCGAGACCCTCAAGATGGCCAAGACGGCGGGCTTAAAGACCCTTGTCATCTGCAACGTCGACAACTCTTCCATGGTCCGTGAAGCGGATGCCGCCATCCTGACCCGTGCCGGGATTGAAAAGGGGGTTGCCTCCACCAAAGCCTTCGCGACCCAGATGGCCGTACTGTGGATGTTCTCCCTCTACGTCGCCCAAACCAAAGGGGCTATCGGCACGGAAACAATGCGCGAACAGATTGCGCTGCTGCGCGAAACCCCGGCTGTCGTCAAAGTCGACGACGACCTGCACGAACGGATCCGCCGTCTCTCCAAGCGCTACCTGCACGGCCACGGTTTCTTCTTTATCGGAAGGGATATCTTCTTCCCCCTCGCCCTCGAAGGGGCCCTTAAGCTCAAAGAGATCAGCTATCTGCATGCCGAGGGGTACCCCAGCGGCGAAATGAAGCACGGACCCATCGCCTTGGCGGACCCGGAACTGTTCACGATTGCCCTGATGCCCAAGAACCTGCTCTATGACAAAACGAAGAGCAACGTCGAAGAGCTGAGCGCCCGCGACGCCACGATCTGCGCCATCAGCGATGAACCGTTTGAGAAGGCGGACGACTTCATCCCCATTGCCGTGCATGCGCACTATATGCCGGAATTTTTTGAGATGATGGTCGTACTGCAGCTGCTCTCCATGGAGATCGCCATCCGCCTCGGCAACGACGTCGATATGCCGAGAAACCTTGCAAAAAGTGTAACGGTAGAATAA
- a CDS encoding NAD(P)H-dependent oxidoreductase subunit E: protein MSFAFHDQTLEKIAALRERYPQPQALVLPLLWLAQEQEGWLKPGVFEAVAALAETAPMEVYRVATFYTMFHLEPVGTYHIQVCKTLSCKLCGQAEILAALEARLGIGVGETTGDGRFTLSEVECLGACGCGPMLQVNETNHENLTVEKLERILEGLA, encoded by the coding sequence ATGAGTTTTGCCTTTCATGACCAGACCTTGGAGAAGATCGCTGCACTGCGCGAGCGCTACCCGCAGCCCCAGGCATTGGTACTGCCGCTGCTCTGGCTGGCGCAGGAACAGGAGGGGTGGCTGAAACCGGGCGTCTTCGAGGCGGTCGCGGCCCTGGCGGAGACGGCACCGATGGAGGTCTACCGGGTCGCCACCTTCTATACGATGTTTCACCTCGAGCCCGTCGGCACTTATCATATCCAGGTCTGCAAGACCCTGTCGTGCAAGCTCTGCGGGCAGGCGGAGATCCTGGCGGCGCTCGAAGCACGGCTTGGCATCGGGGTCGGCGAAACGACCGGGGACGGCCGCTTTACCCTTTCCGAGGTTGAGTGCCTCGGCGCCTGCGGCTGCGGCCCGATGCTGCAGGTCAACGAGACGAACCATGAAAACCTCACCGTCGAGAAACTCGAGCGGATACTGGAGGGGCTCGCATGA